From the Gramella sp. Hel_I_59 genome, one window contains:
- a CDS encoding DUF58 domain-containing protein — MDTKELLKKVRKIEIKTRRLSDHVFGGEYHSTFKGRGMTFSEVRSYQFGDDVRNIDWNVTARYNEPFVKVFEEERELTMMLMVDVSGSELFGTREQFKKDVVTEIAATLAFSATKNNDKIGLMLFTDKIELYIPPKKGRSHVLRIIRELLEFHPENSATDITGALKYLSNVMKKKAIVFILSDFMDEDYQHTLKIASNRHDVTGIRIFDKMEERIPNLGLVQMQDAESGNYITVDTGSKSVRNSYSKYYQERMDYFLQSFSVSGAGTIDNRTDENYVKKLLGYFKRRA, encoded by the coding sequence ATGGATACAAAAGAGCTCCTAAAAAAAGTACGTAAAATAGAGATCAAAACCCGCAGACTGAGCGATCATGTCTTTGGCGGGGAATATCACTCTACTTTTAAAGGACGCGGAATGACCTTTAGTGAGGTAAGATCTTACCAGTTTGGGGATGATGTTCGAAATATTGACTGGAATGTTACCGCACGTTATAATGAACCATTTGTAAAAGTATTTGAAGAAGAACGTGAGCTCACCATGATGTTAATGGTAGATGTTTCAGGTTCTGAACTTTTTGGTACTCGTGAGCAATTTAAAAAAGATGTAGTTACTGAAATTGCTGCTACACTGGCGTTTTCAGCAACAAAAAATAATGATAAGATAGGTTTGATGTTGTTTACAGATAAGATCGAACTTTATATTCCGCCGAAAAAAGGGCGTTCTCATGTATTAAGGATCATTCGGGAACTCCTCGAATTCCACCCGGAAAATTCAGCAACAGATATTACAGGAGCATTGAAATACCTGTCTAATGTCATGAAGAAAAAGGCGATCGTTTTCATTCTTTCAGATTTTATGGATGAGGACTATCAGCATACCCTTAAAATTGCATCGAACAGACATGATGTGACCGGGATCAGGATCTTTGACAAAATGGAAGAGAGAATTCCAAATCTTGGTCTTGTACAAATGCAGGATGCTGAAAGTGGCAATTATATCACAGTAGATACGGGATCCAAATCTGTTCGCAATTCGTATTCAAAATATTATCAGGAGCGAATGGATTATTTTCTACAAAGCTTCTCTGTAAGTGGCGCGGGGACCATTGATAACCGGACAGACGAAAATTACGTAAAGAAACTACTGGGCTATTTCAAAAGAAGAGCTTAA